A window of Rhinatrema bivittatum chromosome 2, aRhiBiv1.1, whole genome shotgun sequence contains these coding sequences:
- the SELENON gene encoding selenoprotein N isoform X2, with protein MPNDLRKRNKDSERNNAASEVAVDKEKSQDKTLVRGVYFYRCPKLLLTFFLLVAIVGVKYYRDQEMVKQQEAALRSLGTEGLFLFSSLDTDKDMYISPEEFKPIAEKLTGISSASDYEEEELPDPSGEMLSVTTKFQPLIMETMTKSKDGFLGITRTALSGLRNWTSPAVPTNVFFAKEFKAFLPPKATMELGHPWWIIPGELNIFTGFLSNNRFYPPPPKGKEVIIHKLLSMFHPRPFVKTRFAPQGAVACIRAVSEFYYDVAVRIHAEFQLNEPPDFPFWFSPGQFTGHIVLSKDASHVRHFQLFVPNNRSLNVDMEWLYGASESSNMEVDIGYLPQMELESLGPSIPSVIYDENGNTIDSRDPLGEPIQFVFEEINWQSEISWTQAAKKLEVFMYPFKQVAYLPFTEAFDRAAAENKLVHSVLLWGALDDQSCUGSGRTLRETVLESLPVLALLNESFISSWSLVKELEELQNHKDKEPHAKLANLHLEKYNFPVEMMICLPNGTVVHHINANYFLDITSVKPEEVEGSMFSFSTSFEDPSTFTYIKFLKEGLEKAKPFLQP; from the coding sequence ATGCCAAACGACCTCCGTAAAAGGAATAAAGACTCCGAGCGAAATAATGCAGCATCAGAAGTGGCTGTGGATAAAGAAAAAAGCCAGGACAAAACATTGGTCAGAGGAGTTTATTTTTACAGATGCCCTAAGTTACTTctcactttttttcttcttgttgcGATCGTGGGGGTGAAGTATTATCGGGACCAGGAGATGGTGAAACAGCAGGAGGCAGCCTTGAGGTCCTTGGGGACTGAaggcctctttctcttctcctccctggATACTGACAAGGACATGTACATCAGCCCTGAGGAGTTCAAGCCAATAGCAGAGAAGCTGACAGGTATCTCCTCTGCCTCTGACTACGAAGAAGAGGAGTTGCCAGATCCCAGTGGAGAGATGCTGTCTGTGACCACTAAATTCCAGCCCCTCATCATGGAAACTATGACGAAGAGCAAAGACGGCTTTCTAGGAATAACTCGCACTGCTTTGTCAGGTCTGCGGAACTGGACCTCCCCGGCAGTCCCTACCAATGTGTTCTTTGCTAAAGAATTTAAAGCTTTCCTTCCCCCCAAAGCCACGATGGAACTGGGCCATCCATGGTGGATTATCCCCGGTGAACTGAACATCTTCACTGGGTTTCTCTCTAATAACAGATTCTACCCTCCACCTCCCAAAGGAAAAGAAGTGATCATCCATAAGCTGCTGAGCATGTTCCACCCCCGTCCTTTTGTAAAAACCAGATTTGCCCCCCAGGGAGCTGTGGCCTGCATCAGAGCTGTCAGTGAATTCTACTATGATGTTGCAGTCAGAATCCATGCCGAGTTCCAGTTAAACGAGCCTCCAGATTTCCCTTTCTGGTTCTCGCCTGGGCAGTTTACGGGCCACATTGTTCTTTCAAAAGATGCCTCTCATGTCAGACACTTTCAGCTTTTTGTTCCTAATAACAGATCCTTAAATGTGGACATGGAATGGTTGTATGGGGCAAGTGAAAGTAGCAACATGGAGGTTGACATTGGCTACCTACCTCAGATGGAATTAGAATCACTGGGCCCCTCCATCCCCTCGGTGATTTATGATGAGAATGGAAACACGATTGACAGCAGGGACCCTTTGGGAGAACCAATCCAGTTTGTGTTTGAAGAGATCAACTGGCAGTCGGAAATAAGTTGGACCCAGGCTGCCAAAAAACTGGAGGTTTTCATGTATCCATTCAAGCAAGTAGCATACCTTCCTTTTACAGAAGCCTTTGACAGAGCGGCGGCGGAAAATAAACTGGTGCATTCAGTTTTGCTGTGGGGCGCCTTGGATGATCAATCATGCTGAGGTTCAGGGCGAACTCTCCGGGAGACAGTCCTGGAGAGTTTGCCCGTTCTTGCTCTGCTGAATGAGAGCTTCATCAGCAGCTGGTCGCTGGTGAAAGAGTTAGAAGAACTGCAGAACCACAAAGATAAGGAACCTCACGCCAAGCTAGCAAACCTTCACCTGGAAAAATATAACTTTCCTGTAGAGATGATGATATGTCTTCCCAATGGAACTGTGGTTCACCACATTAATGCCAACTACTTTCTAGATATTACATCCGTGAAGCCTGAAGAAGTGGAGGGTAGTATGTTTAGTTTCTCAACCAGTTTTGAAGATCCTTCCACTTTCACATACATCAAATTTCTAAAGGAAGGACTGGAGAAAGCAAAACCATTTTTGCAGCCTTAA
- the SELENON gene encoding selenoprotein N isoform X1, which produces MFSATFRILVSTAKKANPSLGLLMNMSNRTVLDTNLCITTLEMPNDLRKRNKDSERNNAASEVAVDKEKSQDKTLVRGVYFYRCPKLLLTFFLLVAIVGVKYYRDQEMVKQQEAALRSLGTEGLFLFSSLDTDKDMYISPEEFKPIAEKLTGISSASDYEEEELPDPSGEMLSVTTKFQPLIMETMTKSKDGFLGITRTALSGLRNWTSPAVPTNVFFAKEFKAFLPPKATMELGHPWWIIPGELNIFTGFLSNNRFYPPPPKGKEVIIHKLLSMFHPRPFVKTRFAPQGAVACIRAVSEFYYDVAVRIHAEFQLNEPPDFPFWFSPGQFTGHIVLSKDASHVRHFQLFVPNNRSLNVDMEWLYGASESSNMEVDIGYLPQMELESLGPSIPSVIYDENGNTIDSRDPLGEPIQFVFEEINWQSEISWTQAAKKLEVFMYPFKQVAYLPFTEAFDRAAAENKLVHSVLLWGALDDQSCUGSGRTLRETVLESLPVLALLNESFISSWSLVKELEELQNHKDKEPHAKLANLHLEKYNFPVEMMICLPNGTVVHHINANYFLDITSVKPEEVEGSMFSFSTSFEDPSTFTYIKFLKEGLEKAKPFLQP; this is translated from the exons ATGTTTTCTGCAACTTTCAGGATTTTAGTATCTACTGCAAAAAAGGCAAACCCCTCCTTAGGATTACTTATGAACATGTCAAATAGAACCGTACTGGATACCAATCTTTGCATCACCACCCTTG AAATGCCAAACGACCTCCGTAAAAGGAATAAAGACTCCGAGCGAAATAATGCAGCATCAGAAGTGGCTGTGGATAAAGAAAAAAGCCAGGACAAAACATTGGTCAGAGGAGTTTATTTTTACAGATGCCCTAAGTTACTTctcactttttttcttcttgttgcGATCGTGGGGGTGAAGTATTATCGGGACCAGGAGATGGTGAAACAGCAGGAGGCAGCCTTGAGGTCCTTGGGGACTGAaggcctctttctcttctcctccctggATACTGACAAGGACATGTACATCAGCCCTGAGGAGTTCAAGCCAATAGCAGAGAAGCTGACAGGTATCTCCTCTGCCTCTGACTACGAAGAAGAGGAGTTGCCAGATCCCAGTGGAGAGATGCTGTCTGTGACCACTAAATTCCAGCCCCTCATCATGGAAACTATGACGAAGAGCAAAGACGGCTTTCTAGGAATAACTCGCACTGCTTTGTCAGGTCTGCGGAACTGGACCTCCCCGGCAGTCCCTACCAATGTGTTCTTTGCTAAAGAATTTAAAGCTTTCCTTCCCCCCAAAGCCACGATGGAACTGGGCCATCCATGGTGGATTATCCCCGGTGAACTGAACATCTTCACTGGGTTTCTCTCTAATAACAGATTCTACCCTCCACCTCCCAAAGGAAAAGAAGTGATCATCCATAAGCTGCTGAGCATGTTCCACCCCCGTCCTTTTGTAAAAACCAGATTTGCCCCCCAGGGAGCTGTGGCCTGCATCAGAGCTGTCAGTGAATTCTACTATGATGTTGCAGTCAGAATCCATGCCGAGTTCCAGTTAAACGAGCCTCCAGATTTCCCTTTCTGGTTCTCGCCTGGGCAGTTTACGGGCCACATTGTTCTTTCAAAAGATGCCTCTCATGTCAGACACTTTCAGCTTTTTGTTCCTAATAACAGATCCTTAAATGTGGACATGGAATGGTTGTATGGGGCAAGTGAAAGTAGCAACATGGAGGTTGACATTGGCTACCTACCTCAGATGGAATTAGAATCACTGGGCCCCTCCATCCCCTCGGTGATTTATGATGAGAATGGAAACACGATTGACAGCAGGGACCCTTTGGGAGAACCAATCCAGTTTGTGTTTGAAGAGATCAACTGGCAGTCGGAAATAAGTTGGACCCAGGCTGCCAAAAAACTGGAGGTTTTCATGTATCCATTCAAGCAAGTAGCATACCTTCCTTTTACAGAAGCCTTTGACAGAGCGGCGGCGGAAAATAAACTGGTGCATTCAGTTTTGCTGTGGGGCGCCTTGGATGATCAATCATGCTGAGGTTCAGGGCGAACTCTCCGGGAGACAGTCCTGGAGAGTTTGCCCGTTCTTGCTCTGCTGAATGAGAGCTTCATCAGCAGCTGGTCGCTGGTGAAAGAGTTAGAAGAACTGCAGAACCACAAAGATAAGGAACCTCACGCCAAGCTAGCAAACCTTCACCTGGAAAAATATAACTTTCCTGTAGAGATGATGATATGTCTTCCCAATGGAACTGTGGTTCACCACATTAATGCCAACTACTTTCTAGATATTACATCCGTGAAGCCTGAAGAAGTGGAGGGTAGTATGTTTAGTTTCTCAACCAGTTTTGAAGATCCTTCCACTTTCACATACATCAAATTTCTAAAGGAAGGACTGGAGAAAGCAAAACCATTTTTGCAGCCTTAA